The DNA region TTTCAATATTCCGACTGATGTCATTATTGCCACTGAGTTTTTTCCACCATACACCTCCCAATGCGCCATGCTTTCATGTTGGAATTTTGTCCAACAACTGATATAGGCGCTTTCCCTGATTACCTGTGTTCTCTCGCAAATTCCTTTGTTACTCAATTCTCCATTGGTCCCAACGGAAACTGCTTTGCTAATTTCATATATTTGCTTCGTATAATAACCTTCAAGTTTATCATCAAGGCAATCGGCTCTTGGAAAATATAGTTTTTTGTTATGAACTAACCGTAAGAATTTCTCAAACCCCATGTATCTGAGCAATTCGTCATCGTCAGCCAGTTCAGTCACTACGGTTTCTGTAATCATGTCGGTGTCATTACCCTATCAGTCTCCGCTCCCTAACATGACCGTCCGGGAGCTTGTAATAAACGGTCAGGGCCTGGTCGCCCACGGGTTCCGTGGTGACAATGCGCACCACCTGGCCCGGTTCCAATCCCACCAGGGCGGCGTTCTTTTTGATGTCTTCCAGTTTCAGCATGATCCGTTACCGCAGTTTATCCCTATTCTGCACACAGTAGGCCCCGTACCGATAGTAACCGGGCGGACAGACGCTACCTGCGCGGCTGATAAGTCGTTGACATAAAGTTATTGTCATCAGTGACGGCTGGCCGCGTTTGCGTTAAGTTGTCGGTCCGTACCGTCATCGAGAGTCGTGAAGTGCCGCTGCGCGTAATGTTGGCCCTGAGTGCTGCAGACAAGGACGCGTTGCTGCAGACCGAGAAGAAGAACCCTGACTGGCGCGTCCGCGAGCGTGCCTGGAGTGTGTTGCTGCTGGCGCAAGGCAAGACCTGTGCGCAGGTCGCCGAGTTGCAGGAATTGACCATGCGGACCGTGAGCAACACACGAAAAAGATGGCTTGCAGCGGGGTTGGGCGGGTTGGCGGATCTGCCTCGTAGTGGCGCACCTGCGAAGGTGTCGCCGTCGGAGATCGAGCGCTTGGCCCAGTGGGTGCGGGAGGAACCCCTGTCGCTGACCGAGCTCAAGGCGCGTCATGAAGAAGCGGGCGGCGCAGTGGTGCATCTGAACACCTTGAAGGCGGTCCTCAAGGCCGGCGGGTTCGTTTGGAAACGGACCCGGCATAGTCTTAAAAAAAACGAGACGACGCGGCATTTGAACAAGCAAAACAAAAGATTGTCGACCTGAGAACACGTGCCCAGGCTGGGGAGATCGAATTGGCGTACCTGGACGAAGCCGGATTCGCGCAGATCCATCCGAACCGTAGCGCGTGGACGCCGATCGGCGAGCAGCACTGCATCGAGGCCACACGCGGCAAGCGCCTCAACGTGGTCGCCGCACGGCTGTCGAGCGGAAAGGTCTTCAGTGCCAAGTTGTGGTGTGCGTTCAAGGCGCCCTTGTGTGCAGGGTTCGTCGCGCTCCTCACTGCGCAGGTCACCAAGCCCCTGACGATCATTCTGGACAATGCCTCGGTCCACAAAGCCCGTGCGATCGAGCCGCTGATGCAGGTGCTCCGCCGCCGGAGCGTGACCCTGTACTTCCTGCCGCCGTACTGCCCGGAGCTGAACCGCATCGAGAAGCTCTGGCATCTGGTCAAGCACTCTTGGATGCCTGCCAAGCACCGCGACGCTCCGACGCTGGAGCGTGACGTGGGCGAGATCCTCGACAATGTCGGCACGCGGTACCACATGGCTTTCTAGTGATAAAGACTTTGTGTGAACGACTTAGCAGGCTCCTTAGCGCCTGCCCCTGGCTGGCAGTACTCCCCGTTTCGGTAGTAACCGGGAGGGCAGGTACTCCCTCGGCGGACGATGGGCGCATTGGAGCCATCAGACCGGACAGCGTGGTAGTTATGTTGGCCAATCTGGTGGTCATGCTGATCCGCTTGAGCGGGGAGATAGAGAACGCAGAGCAAAAAGGCGAACAGCGTTTTCATTAGATATTGTTCCTTTTCACAATACCCTAATCCTATAGTTGGGTTAGTGCCTCAATCGATAAGATGGCGGTTGGTTTAAGCCCTATCTATCAGCCTGTTAAGAAAGATTCACCCTGTGCATTGGGGCACCACCCTGAATCAATTATTACTCCTTTTAATTCTCTTAGAATCCTTTGGCAGCCATACAATATTGGTGTAAATCTCTTTTACGACTTCTTCGGTCTAAATCTTTTCCTAATGCATCCACAAACCTTTCCCCAAAACTTCGAAAATTCCGTTGCGTATTATCTATTGGCACAGCTACTTCAACCTCATAATCACATTGCGCTTTTGCCTGAGCATACTGTAATTGAGGTTCTGATGCTTTAGGGCTAACGGTTTCAGCCTTTGATTGTGATGTTCCAGTATTAACCGTTTGAGTCTTTGGTGATTGTGATTTCTCCCCTCTTTTCCCGTATAGGTTGCGAACATTATTTTTCGCCCATTTCATATCCTGTGGTTTTGCAAAGCGCTCAAAATCATCAAGTTGTTCATAGATGAATTTATTTCCGTATCCGTCAGTTTTTTTATTTTTAAGGTTAGAAGCATTAAAATAGTTTTTTCCGGCATCATATATCTTGTTATTATTTTTTAAATATTCTTTCGTTTTGGGTTCCATTCCCGGTGGAGTTCGAGTAATCATATACCACGCTTGGTAAAATT from Chromatiaceae bacterium includes:
- a CDS encoding helix-turn-helix domain-containing protein, encoding MSVRTVIESREVPLRVMLALSAADKDALLQTEKKNPDWRVRERAWSVLLLAQGKTCAQVAELQELTMRTVSNTRKRWLAAGLGGLADLPRSGAPAKVSPSEIERLAQWVREEPLSLTELKARHEEAGGAVVHLNTLKAVLKAGGFVWKRTRHSLKKNETTRHLNKQNKRLST
- a CDS encoding transposase, which encodes MVDLRTRAQAGEIELAYLDEAGFAQIHPNRSAWTPIGEQHCIEATRGKRLNVVAARLSSGKVFSAKLWCAFKAPLCAGFVALLTAQVTKPLTIILDNASVHKARAIEPLMQVLRRRSVTLYFLPPYCPELNRIEKLWHLVKHSWMPAKHRDAPTLERDVGEILDNVGTRYHMAF